A portion of the Rhinolophus sinicus isolate RSC01 linkage group LG03, ASM3656204v1, whole genome shotgun sequence genome contains these proteins:
- the HSPB3 gene encoding heat shock protein beta-3 encodes MAKIILRHLIEIPVRYQEVFEARGLEDCRLDHALYALPGPTTVDLGKARAAQAPPVDSAAEMLPQEGKSRFQILLDVVQFLPEDIIIQTFEGWLLIKAQHGTRMDEHGFISRSFTRQYKLPDGIETKDLSAILCHDGILVVEVKDPVGTK; translated from the coding sequence ATGGCAAAAATCATTTTGAGGCACCTCATCGAGATTCCAGTGCGTTACCAGGAGGTGTTTGAAGCTCGAGGTCTGGAAGACTGCAGGCTGGATCACGCTTTATATGCACTGCCCGGGCCAACCACCGTGGACCTGGGAAAAGCCAGGGCGGCCCAGGCTCCTCCAGTGGACTCAGCGGCAGAGATGCTGCCCCAAGAAGGCAAATCACGCTTCCAGATCCTGCTGGACGTGGTCCAGTTCCTCCCCGAAGATATCATCATTCAGACCTTCGAGGGCTGGCTGCTCATTAAGGCTCAACATGGAACCAGAATGGACGAGCATGGTTTTATCTCAAGAAGCTTCACCCGACAGTACAAACTGCCAGATGGCATTGAAACCAAAGATTTGTCCGCGATCCTCTGTCACGATGGAATTCTGGTGGTGGAAGTAAAGGACCCGGTTGGGACTAAGTGA